Proteins encoded by one window of Arachis hypogaea cultivar Tifrunner chromosome 1, arahy.Tifrunner.gnm2.J5K5, whole genome shotgun sequence:
- the LOC140183721 gene encoding uncharacterized protein — MSCTAARNAGEEDFVYRCANIPIWDQRWWSVSPMHQPGRNFLARCRQSGHLEVLFRSAVSDLFLGGCRFTGMEMHVVAAQGHLAAQYTVAMVLMLRDDAESKNNGLQTFRGLEAAGALTNCKLVFRGVVQGRGDTCVACQG; from the coding sequence ATGTCGTGCACCGCTGCACGTAATGCAGGGGAGGAGGATTTCGTTTACAGATGTGCCAATATTCCAATTTGGGACCAACGATGGTGGAGTGTGAGTCCCATGCACCAGCCGGGAAGAAACTTCTTAGCGCGATGCAGGCAGAGCGGGCACCTGGAAGTTCTGTTTCGATCTGCTGTGTCTGACCTTTTCCTAGGCGGGTGTCGTTTTACGGGGATGGAAATGCACGTTGTCGCAGCCCAGGGCCATCTGGCAGCCCAGTACACAGTGGCGATGGTGCTGATGCTACGCGACGACGCCGAGTCAAAGAACAATGGCTTACAAACATTTCGTGGGCTTGAGGCGGCCGGTGCCCTAACAAACTGCAAATTGGTGTTCCGCGGCGTTGTCCAGGGACGTGGAGACACCTGCGTCGCCTGCCAAGGCTAA
- the LOC140183722 gene encoding uncharacterized protein: MERFSNAFKLPRDVWLAIAIKVATTSIEDLCMFRMTCCVARDVGDEDTVLRMVVIPPPHDMNWLWIRDPIRRRFFEKCIEIGHPELHFREALRELYIRRNHAVGWGMLQNVARNGLDTAKYALSMELLIRRDDNDAKKEGLELFRTLEAGNLLPACYSSCFAVLTISWPDEVQMSEKGEEHTVCDSTRCLTRGHMGLLYDYGRRAAERDSIHGVGGADHIRCIRCRADYEVERFVDIARV; this comes from the coding sequence ATGGAGCGTTTCTCTAACGCCTTCAAACTACCCCGCGACGTTTGGTTAGCCATAGCCATTAAAGTCGCGACGACATCGATTGAGGACCTGTGCATGTTCCGTATGACGTGTTGCGTTGCGCGCGATGTAGGCGACGAGGATACTGTGCTCAGGATGGTTGTCATACCACCTCCGCATGACATGAATTGGTTGTGGATACGGGACCCTATTAGGCGAAGATTTTTCGAGAAGTGCATTGAGATTGGTCACCCGGAACTTCATTTTCGGGAGGCGCTGCGGGAGCTCTACATACGACGTAACCACGCCGTCGGATGGGGAATGCTACAAAATGTAGCAAGGAATGGGTTGGACACTGCCAAGTACGCACTTTCAATGGAGTTGCTCATCCGAAGGGACGACAACGATGCCAAAAAAGAAGGTTTGGAACTATTTCGCACGCTCGAAGCGGGTAACTTACTCCCTGCATGTTACTCGAGTTGCTTCGCAGTCCTCACAATTTCTTGGCCGGATGAAGTCCAAATGTCGGAAAAGGGAGAAGAACATACGGTATGTGACTCGACCAGATGCTTGACCCGAGGCCACATGGGTCTTCTCTATGACTACGGCCGAAGGGCGGCAGAGCGGGACTCTATCCACGGTGTCGGAGGCGCCGACCATATCCGGTGCATTCGCTGTCGCGCCGACTACGAGGTAGAACGATTCGTTGACATAGCTAGGGTTTAG
- the LOC140174508 gene encoding uncharacterized protein: MDQGCKTCGGAVDGRDLGFCTTDATLVPNGLVPESVQDCMSQHRKVPVCKRHCRADAEAFRERRCREHQFSTRGPPTEGGRPPTQNPPRRNTKGNGAHGGKKTQRCRLCREVGHNRTTCPERRTMEPSSAVAEDMDSMDTDMVYDNLSGDLYATVEIPSFQCSDSDTQAGFANSDFAGTNTSGPVMSLAD, encoded by the exons ATGGACCAAGGATGCAAAACTTGTGGCGGTGCAGTCGATGGGCGTGATTTGGGATTCTGTACAACTGACGCAACACTGGTGCCTAATGGATTGGTACCGGAAAGTGTGCAAGATTGCATGTCACAGCACCGAAAAGTTCCAGTTTGCAAGAGACATTGCCGTGCTGATGCTGAAGCATTTCGAGAACGAAGATGCAGGGAACACCAGTTTTCCACACGAGGGCCACCTACTGAGGGTGGCAGACCCCCGACGCAGAATCCACCCAGGCGCAATACAAAGGGTAACGGTGCTCATGGTGGAAAGAAGACCCAGCGATGTCGTTTGTGCCGGGAGGTGGGACACAACAGGACGACGTGTCCGGAGCGTCGCACAATGGAACCATCCAGCGCAGTTGCAGAAGACATGGATTCGATGGACACTGACATG GTCTATGATAACCTATCCGGCGATCTGTATGCGACCGTGGAGATTCCTTCATTCCAATGCTCCGATAGTGACACGCAGGCTGGGTTTGCTAACAGCGACTTCGCTGGGACCAACACGTCCGGGCCAGTCATGTCTCTCGCCGATTGA